The DNA window ATCCTCGCCTGTCGCGACTTCGGCATCGATGCGGGACGCCGCGAGGGACTGACCGGCGTCTGGGTCGAGAACCGCAAACTGGCATCAATCGGCGTCGGCGTCAGCAAGTGGATATCGATGCACGGCTTCGCGATCAACGTCACCCGCGAATGTCTGCTGCCCTTCTTCGCCATCACACCCTGCGGCATCGATGGCGTCGTGATGAGCTGCGTCGAGAACGAAGCCGGCCGCCCCGTGACGGTCGACGAGTTCGGTGCGGCCGTCACACCGCACTTCGAGGCGCTCTTCGGGTAACCGATCAGCCGACGTTGGTGAAGACCGACTGCACGTCGTCGTCGTCCTCGATCTTCTCAAGCAAGGCCTCAACGTCGTTCATCTGCTCTTCGGTCAGCTCCACCGGCTGGGTCGGGATCCGCTCAAGCCCCGCTTTTTTCGGGGTAATCCCCAGTTTCTCAACCCCATCGCTGAGGTTCGCGAAGTCCGAGTAATCGCCGATCGCCCGCGCGAGCCCGTCCTCGACATCCAATTCCTCAAGTCCGCAGTCGATCAGTTCGAGTTCCACCTCCTCCATATTGAGCTCGTCGGTGACCTCGAATTCGACGACCGCCTTGCGGTTGAACATGAAGTCGAGTTGCCCGCTGTTGACCATCTGCCCGTTGTTCTTGCTGAACACCGTCTTCAGGTTGCCGACCGTCCGGTTCGAGTTGTCCGTCGCGC is part of the Haloferula helveola genome and encodes:
- a CDS encoding YebC/PmpR family DNA-binding transcriptional regulator, producing MGRAFECRRRAKEARWDKMSKVFPKLAKSITLAAKNGGGDPDMNPSLRLAISNAKAENLPKDKIEAAIKRATGNDAANFVEVNYEGKGPHGSLFYIECATDNSNRTVGNLKTVFSKNNGQMVNSGQLDFMFNRKAVVEFEVTDELNMEEVELELIDCGLEELDVEDGLARAIGDYSDFANLSDGVEKLGITPKKAGLERIPTQPVELTEEQMNDVEALLEKIEDDDDVQSVFTNVG